The following is a genomic window from Chitinophaga caseinilytica.
CATTCATATTGCAATTTATTTAATAAATAATTGGGGGAATAATGAAAGATAATGTTGAATAAGTTTCCACCCGGCAAATTTAACCGGAAGATGCAGCAGGTACTTGCAATTCATGGTTGAGGGAATGTCATCCCAAGATATAGATATTAAATATATCAATACTGTCAACCGACAAAAACATGACAAAAAATTCAGCAAGATCCCCACCCTATTCCGCCGCCTTCCCGCCATCAATCCTCACCGCAATGTCAAATCCCCGCCACGATTAGACCATCCGCAGAAATAATCGAGAAAATGTAAATATTTTTTAACAATTTTACAGTTACATTACATAAATCGTAAAAAATGAGCCAACAACCCGCTACATTATTTGACAAAGTATGGGATGCGCATGTAGTCCGGAAAATCGAAGACGGGCCGGATGTGTTTTTCATCGACCGGCACTTTATCCACGAAGTTACCAGCCCCGTGGCTTTCCTTGGGCTCGAAAACCGCCAGCTACAGGTGATGTTCCCCAACAAAACCTTCGCCACCGCGGACCACAACACTCCAACCATTAACCAGCACCTCCCCGTGGCCGACCCCCTGTCTGCCAACCAGCTGAAGGCACTGGAAAACAACTCCGCCAAATACGGCATCTCCCACTGGGGCCTCGGTAACCCGAAAAACGGCATCGTGCACGTGGTAGGCCCCGAAAACGGGATCACCCTCCCCGGCATGACCATCGTCTGCGGAGACTCCCACACCTCCACCCACGGAGCCTTCGGCGCCATCGCTTTCGGCATCGGCACCTCCGAAGTGGAAATGGTACTCTCCTCCCAGTGTATCATGCAGCCCAAACCGAAGAAAATGCTCATCAACGTAAACGGCAAACTCGGTAAAGGCGTAACCCCTAAAGACGCTGTCCTCTATATCATCTCCCAACTCACCGCAGCAGGCGCCACCGGCTACTTCATCGAATACGCCGGCGAAGTGTTCCGCGAAATGAGCATGGAAGGAAGAATGACGGTCTGCAACATGTCTATCGAAATGGGCGCCCGCGGCGGCATGATCGCGCCGGACGAAACTACCTTCGCTTATATCAAAGGCCGCGAAAAAGCACCGCAGGGTGAAGCCTGGGACAAAGCCCTCGCTTACTGGAAAACGCTCAAAACCGACGAAGGCGCTACGTTCGACGTGGTGTACGACTACCAGGCCGCCGACATCGAGCCGCAAATCACTTATGGCACCAATCCCGGTATGGGCATGGGCATCTCGCAACGCATCCCCACGGCGGCGAAAGCGGGCGGCAGCAAAGCCAGCTACGAGAAATCGCTCGATTACATGGGCTTCCATGAAAACGACGCCATGCTCGGTAAAAAGATCGACTATGTGTTCATCGGCTCCTGCACCAACGGCCGTATCGAAGATTTCCGCGCCTTCGCGTCCATCGTGAAAGGCCGCAAAAAAGCCGATCACGTCACCGCCTGGATCGTTCCCGGATCCCACATCGTAGAAGCACAGATCCGCGAAGAAGGGATTTACGACATCCTGACCGAAGCCGGCTTCCAGCTGCGCCAACCCGGATGCTCCGCCTGCCTGGCCATGAACGACGACAAGATCCCCGCGGGCAAGTACGCCGTGAGCACCAGCAACCGCAACTTCGAAGGCCGCCAGGGCCCCGGAGCGCGCACCCTGCTCGCTTCCCCCTCGTAGCTGCCGCAGCGGCCGTTACCGGCGTGGTGACCGACCCGAGAGACCTGATCGCTTAACTTCCTTCCAAACCACAGAGACTATCTAAAAATGGCATACGATAAATTCACCGTTCTCACCAGCACCGCAGTACCCCTGCCCATCGAGAACGTAGACACCGACCAGATCATCCCCGCGCGCTTCCTCAAAGCCACCGAGCGCAAAGGTTTCGGCGATAACCTCTTCCGCGACTGGCGGTATAACGGAGACGATTCCCCGAAGCAGGACTTCGTCCTCAACAACCCGATCTACTCCGGCAAAATCCTCGTGGCCGGCAAGAACTTCGGCAGCGGCAGCTCCCGCGAGCACGCAGCCTGGGCTATCTACGACTACGGGTTCCGTTGCGTAGTGTCCAGCTTCTTCGCCGACATCTTCAAAAACAACTCCCTCAACATCGGCATCCTCCCCGTTCAGGTGAGCCCGGAATTCCTCGATAAAATCTTCCTCGCCATCGAGGCAGACGCCAAAGCGGAAATCACCGTAGACCTCGACAAACAGCTGATCACCATCGCCGCCACCGGCGAAAGCGAATCCTTCGCCATCAACAGCTACAAAAAACATAACCTCATGAACGGTTATGACGATATCGATTATTTACAGGCGATGAAGGACGAAATCCGGACGTTCGCCGACAAAAGCATATACTAGCAATGCCCGCCCAGCGATATCTTGAGATCATGGACACCACGCTTCGCGACGGCGAGCAAACGAGCGGCGTCTCTTTTTCCCCTTCGGAAAAACTGACCATCGCCCAACTGCTGCTGACGGAAGTGAAGGCAGACCGCATCGAAGTGGCTTCGGCGCGCGTGTCTGACGGGGAAATGGCCGCCGTGAAAGCCATCACCAAATGGGCGAAGGCCAGCAAGCTGCTCGAGCGCGTGGAAGTGCTCACGTTCGTGGACGGAGACGTGTCTATCCAATGGATGCAGGAAACCGGCGCGAAAGTGATGAACCTCCTCACCAAAGGTTCCCTCAACCACCTCACGCATCAACTCAAAAAGAAACCCGAACAGCATTTCGCCGATATCGCCGAAGTGATCGCCAAAGCGAAAAAGAAAGGCCTCATCGTGAACGTGTACCTCGAAGACTGGAGCAACGGCATGCGCCATTCCCGCGATTACGTGTTCCAGTACCTCGATTTCATCGCCACCCAACCCGTCAAACGCGTCATGCTGCCCGATACGCTGGGCATCCTCACGCCCGACGAGTCGTATCAATACCTCTCCGAAATCGTGGAGCGGTATCCCAAACTGCACTTCGATTTCCATGCGCATAACGATTACGACCTGGGCACCGCCAACGTCCTCGAAGGCGTGAAAGCCGGCGTACACGGCATCCACCTCACCATCAACGGCATGGGGGAAAGAGCGGGCAACGCGCCCCTCGCCAGCGCCATCGCCGTGCTGAACGATTTCATGCCCGGTGTTAAAACCAGCGTGGCCGAAAAATCGCTCTACAGCGTGAGCAAACTCGTGGAAACGTTCTCCGGCATCCGCGTTCCCGCCAACAAACCGGTGGTGGGCGAAAACGTATTCACCCAAACGGCCGGCATCCATGCCGACGGCGACAAGAAAAACAAGCTTTACTTCAGCGACCTCATGCCCGAACGCTTCGGCCGCCAGCGCAAATACGCACTGGGCAAAACGAGCGGGAAAGCCAATATCGAGAACAACCTCCAGCAGCTGGGCATCCGGCTGTCGGAACCCGATCTGAAGAAAGTAACGCAGAAGATCATCGAACTGGGCGACAAGAAAGAAATGGTGACACAGGCAGACCTGCCCTACATCATCTCCGACATTCTCGACAGCAACACCATCGAACAGAAGGTGCATATCGAAGATTACGTGCTCACCCACGCCAAGCACCTCAAACCCTCCGCCACACTGCGCATCAGCGTTCATGGCGAGAGCTATGAAGAACATGCGCAGGGCGACGGGCAGTACGATGCTTTCATGAACGCGCTGAAAAAAGTCTATAAAAAACGGAAAGAAGAACTGCCGCAGCTGACCGATTACACCGTACGCATCCCGCCCGGCGGTAAAACGGACGCACTGTGCGAAACCGTCATCACCTGGCAGGTTGCCGGGCAGCGGGAATTCAAGACCCGCGGGCTCGACAGCGATCAGACCGTTTCCGCCATCAAGGCCACGCAAAAAATGCTGAACTTACTTTAAACCCATCTCAACCGAATGGCAACAAAGCATATATTAATCGTTCCCGGAGACGGGATCGGGCAGGAAGTAACTGCCGAAGGCAAGAAAATACTGGACAGGATCGCCGCGAAGTTCGGCCATACCTTCACTTACGACGACGCGCTGGTGGGCCACGCAGCCATCGAAGCCACCGGCGATCCGCTGCCGGCGGTAACCCTGGAGAAGATGCACAAGGCAGACGCCGTACTCTTCGGCGCCGTGGGCCATCCCAAATACGACAACGACCCCTCCGCCAAAGTGCGCCCGGAACAGGGATTGCTCAAAATGCGCAAGGAACTCGGCCTTTACGCCAACCTGCGCCCCATCAAACTGTTCGACGAGCTGCTGGAAGCCTCCAGCATCAAACCGGAAATCCTCCGCGGAGCGGATATCCTCTTTTTCCGGGAGCTGACCGGCGACATCTATTTCGGTGAAAAAGGCCGTAAAAACAATGGCGACACCGCTTTCGACATCGCCGAATACAGCCGTTTCGAAGTGGAGCGCATCGCCCGGAAAGCCTTCGAAGCCGCCCGCACCCGCCGCAAAAAACTCTGCTCCGTAGATAAAGCGAACGTGATCGAAACCTCCCGCCTCTGGCGCGAAGTGATCCAGAAAATCGCACCGGAATACCCCGACGTGGAAGTGGAACACCAGTTCGTGGACGCCACCGCCATGCTGCTCATCAAAGACCCGAAACGTTTCGACGTGGTAGTGACCGCCAACCTGTTTGGCGACATCCTGACCGACGAAGCTTCGCAGATCGCAGGGTCTATGGGCATGCTCGCCTCTGCCTCCATCGGCGACGGCACGGGCGTATACGAGCCCATCCACGGCTCCGCGCACGACATCACCGGTAAAGGCGTCGCCAACCCGCTCGCTTCCATCCTTTCCGCAGCCCTCCTGCTCGACATTTCGTTCGGCATGAAAGCAGAATCCGACGCGGTGATCGAAGCGGTAGACAAAGTGCTGAAAGCCGGATTCCGCACCGGAGACATCGCCGACGCGAAAACGCCCAAAGACAAAATCCTGGGCACCGCCGCCATGGGCGACCAGGTACTGGCGCAACTGTAATCGGATTATTTGGAAATATCGTCCCGCACGGAGGTTTCGGCTTTTGTGCGGGATTTTTTTGTTGGATGGGTTACACCGCTACCGTAGCTCCGTTCGATAAATTCCGCGGCAGTGCAAAGTAGAACGTGGTGCCGATGCCGGGCTCCCTTTCGGCCCAGATGCGCCCATGCATGCGGGCGAGCATGTCCTGGCTGATGATCATGGCGATGCCGGCGCCTTTGAGCCCGTCTTTCGTAGCCATGGTTTTCTGTTCCGGGTTGAAGATCTTGTCAATTTCGGCGGCGCTGAGCTCTTTGCCGTAATTGGTGACGGCGGTAATGAGCTGGTCGCCGTCCACGAAAGCGCGGACTAAGATGGGCTTGCCTTTGGCGGCGTATTTGGTGGCGTTGTTGAGAATATTGCGGCAGATGAAGCCCAGCATGTTCTTTTCCGCATACACCTCCTGCCCTTGCAGGCTATCGTCCAGCACCAGCCTGACATCTTTATCTTGCTGTGCCATCGTATAGAATTGGTTGGCTTCTTGCATGACGTCTTCGATTTTGAAGGAATCCGTACGGATTTTCCCACCTTTCCGCTTGGCGCTGATCCAGGCCAGGAGGCCTTCCATGAACCGGATACTGTCTTCCGAAGTTTTCTTGAGGCTGGCCATCATCCCTTCGATCTCTTTCGGCGTAAGGTCGTGCTCCATTTCGAACAGCTGGGAAATGGTGATGATGCTGGAGAATGGCGCCCGCAGATCGTGGGCCATCACGGAGATGAGCATGTTATGGAACTGGTCCCAGTCTTCGAGCTCGCGGGTGCGCTCTTCCGATTTTTCGCGCAGCTCCTGCTGGATCCGCGCTACTTTCCGGCTTTGGCTGCGGGAACGGTAGAGGAAGAACAGGAGCCCGCCGGTTACGATGGTCAACAGTACAAGGAGATAGATCGTCCGTTTCTGCGCCGTTTGCCGGGATTGCGCTTCGCGCAGTTTGCGCTCGTTCAATACATAATCGAAATAGGTAAACCCGGATGACTGTAATTCCGTCACCGCTTCGGTATTCTGGGCCAGTTGCTGCTGTGCGAAGTGGAGCGCTTTGGCGGTATCGCCCAGCGCTTCGCATAAATGCATCATTTCGGGCAGTAGCAGGCTGGTCACGTAAAAGAATTTCTGGCGCTGGGAGATCTGCAGCCCTTCCGTAAAATGCTGCATCGCGAGGGCGCTGTCGCCCCCCATTTCCAGGATCATTTTCCCGATATCGTGATGCAGGAACGCCATGAAGCTGAAGTTCCCCTTCTTTTCGGCGTCTGCCAGCAATTCCCTGAAACCGTCCAGCCCTTCCTGCTTGCCGCCTGCGTCGAACAGGCGCTTGGCTTCGATCTGCAGGCAATAATTATACATGATCTCGTCTTTCCATTTCTCCGCGTTCCGTTTGGCGAGGATGAGCATGGAATCGCGCTGGCGCTTGGTGAGCGAAGAATCGATATCGATCAGGTTGAGCAAGGCGATGGTACGGGAGCTGTCGCTCGGCGCTGCGCGCGCCACCCGTTCCGCTTCATACAGCTTGTCGACGCATTTGGCGTAGTTGCCGTCGAAAATGAAATTGATGGCGATATTATTGAGCAGCAACGATACGCGGCTGCTGTCGCCCATTTTGCGGTACATCCGCAGGGCGTCGTTATTGAAACGGGAGGAAAGGTAATTGTTGCGGGTCATGTAATAGACGCCGCGCCCGGTGAGCGCGCCGGCGATGCCGCGTTCGTAGCCGTGGCGCTCGGAAATGCGCATGGCTTTGTCCGTATAATATATGACACTGTCCCATTGCCGGTAATGATAGTAATCGGCCAGTTCAGCCAGCGCGTCTGCGTACGCCAGGCTATCCTGGATGGTTGCAAGTGATTGCTGCAGCTGGCGGATGTGCTTGAGTTGACCGAAGCTCCTGGTGGAGCAAAGTACCATCAAGACAATACACCAACCAATTGCCCGAAAGCGTCGGTAATGCATATGTGTTCGTTTCCATCGGTGAAGGGGCCTGCGTTCATTGGTTATTCGGTTTCGTCTGTCAGTAGGTAATATCCATCGTTCTGGGATATGCGTCGGGGCCCTTTGGTTACTGTTACTGTCACAGCCGGTAAATCAAAAGGGATGCCAGAATTTTAAAACCATCCATGGATAAGGTTTTCATCATCCTACACAGCTCCTTCCCATACAAATGTAAAGATTTCGCGCATAAAAAAACGACATCGCCGCCGGGTAAGGGCGGGATGTCGTTTCCAGGGCCTGATTTCCGTTCAGTCCGGTTATTTCACGATCCACTCGGCCACAACGGCCAGGTGGTCTGAAGGGTAAGGTTCGTTGATCACTTCCGTCCGTACGGGCACCCATCCGCTTTTCTTCGTAGCCAGCACGAAATCGATCACCCTTTTGGGGTTGATGACGGGAATCGTGTAGCCGCAATCGGTACAGGAAGGCCGGTATTTCTCCAGCAATGTGGCAAATGCGGGGGTAGACGGCGTGGTGTTGAAGTCGCCGGAAAGCACCAGCGGCAACGCCAACGTGTCTGCCAGGCGGTTCAGGGCGGCCACCTGCTCGTCCCGGTTGGCAGGAGTACTAACATCGAGGTGGGTACTGCCGATGGTGAGCTTTTTCCCGTTCCGGAAAGTGATGTCGGCCAGGGCTACTACCCGGTCTTCCGCCGCGGGGTTCGACGTTTCGGGCAACCTGACCGTCCGCCCGTTCTGCAACGGGTACTTCGACAGGATGGCTACGCCGTATTCCCCACCGTCGTGGTCGATGGCTTTGCCGAAATACACCTGCATACCCGTTTTTTGGGCCAGTAGGGCCGCCTGGTCGATGTTCCCGGAGCGTTGGGTGCGCACGTCCACTTCCTGCAGGGCCAGCACGTCGGGCTGCTGTGCCCGCACCACGGCGGCAATGGCATCTACGTCGATGAAGCCGGGTTTGGTGGGCGGGTTGCAGTGATGGATGTTATATGTCATGACACGGAGCGTATCGCCCATTGCGGCGGGCTTTGGCCCGGGGACGGCCTGCGGGCCGTTTTGCGCGCAGGCTGCCAGGATGAATGCAGATAGTATGAATTTCATGTTATGCGGTCTTTTTCGTCAGTAAGATCATTCCCAGCCCGGGTTTTGCGGCGCCAGGTTCGGGTTCCGCTGGATCTGTAACAGGGGCACTGGGAAACGGTAATGTTTCGGCGCCACAAACTGGCGGCCGCTCATCACGATGATATACCCTTCGGCGTCGGTCTTGAAATTGGCGACATGGGAAGGCACCAGGGCGAGGGACTTCTTCATCCCTTTCACGTCTGCCGCCAGCTTGTCCCCTTCTTTCCAGCGTACCATATCGTACCAGCGGCCACCTTCGCGCGCCAGCTCGATGCGGCGCTCACGGCGGATCTCCGTGCGCAGGTCCAGCCCATTGGCCGCCAGGAACGACAGCGTCATGGGCATCATGCCCACCCTCTCGCGGAGTTTGTTGATGGAATTATCGATATCGCCCTGGGTGAGCTTGCCCTGCTCGAAGCGCGCTTCCGCCCAGGTGAGCAGCACTTCGGCATACCGCAACACGTGAATGTCGTTGGCATCGCGGGTAACAAGGGCCACTGCGGGGATTTCCACGTATTTGGTGTAATAATACCCGGTGATCGTCACGCAACCCTGCTTGTCGGCCAGGAACTTCGGCGCGGTGAACGTGGTAATATCGGTATTCTGCGGATTGCCGTCGCGCTTGCCGCCCCATTTGGAGCCCGGCGCCAGGATGGTCATCTTCATGCGGGGATCGCGGTTTTCGAAGATGTTGGCGTAGGTATCTTCCTTGTAGGTGGGCGATTGGGTGATGGGAAGCCCGTCAGCACAGAGGTACGCATCCACCAGCGACTTCGTCGGGTTGTAGCGGCTCGACTGGTCGGGCACCTGCGTTTCGCGGCTGATGTTGTGCATGCTCACGTCCAGCAGGTTGATACGGGCGATGATCGTCTCCTTGTTGGTGCCGTTGGCGAGTTTTCCTTTCCAGGTGAAGAAGTTGTAATAATCTTCTGCCGGGCGGCCGGTGGAATAAAGCTGGTACACGTTCATGTCCATCACCCGCTTGGCCGCGTCTTCCGCATCGGCGAACCTGTCGTCGTACAGCGCCATGCGGGCTTTGAGGGCCAGGGCGGCGCCCTTGTTCATGCGGCCGAGTTTCGGGCCGGTCATGATGGCCGATTGCATGAGGCCGGCGGCTTCTTCCAGCTCACTGAGAATGAAATCGACGATCTCTTTTTTGGAATTCCTCGGGCCGTAGAGCTCCGTAATGTTCAGGGGCTCCGTTACCAGTGGCAGATCGCCGAAGTACATCACCAGGTTCATGTACATGTACGCGCGGATGGTTTTGGCCTCTCCCACCAGCTGGTTCAGCGTAGCTTCTGGCACGCCCTTGGCACGGTGATAGTTGGCCAGAAAAGCGTTACAGTCGCGGATTCCGGAGTATTGGGACACCCATTCGGCGTTTACCGAAGACAGATCGGAATCGTAGTTGCCACTGCCGAAAATGCGGTATGCGTCGCTTGTGGAGGAATTGATAGAGTTGTCGCCCATCTGGTCCATGGCGATGGTATTGTTATTCTTGACGTTGGCGTAGAGCGCGTTGATGGCCAGGGTCAGCTGCTCTTCGTTCTGCCAGAACGTTTCGTCGGAGATCGCGTCCTGCGGGTTGCGGTCCAGGAAATCCTTACGGCAACCGGTGGCAGTGATAAGCAGGATGGCGGATATGCTGAGAAAAATCCTTTTCATGATCATTTGAAGTTGACATTTAAACCAAATACGAACGTCTTCACCTGCGGATAGTAACCGCCGAGGGTAAGGGGCGTTTCGGGATCGTAACCGTAGAAGAAATCTGTTTTCGTGAACAGGTTATCGGCGGAGAAATAGAACCGGATCTTTTCCGCGCGGATGCGGCGCGTCAGGTGGCCGGGCAACGTATATCCCACCTGCACGTTCTTCAGGCGGAGGTACGAGGCGTTTTCCAGCCAGAAGGTAGACAGCTGCTGGTTGTAAGTGTAGCCGTAAGCGAGGCGCGGATAGGTGGCGTCGGTGTTCTGCGGCGTCCAGCGGTCGAGGTGGATTTCCTGCGGGTTGGAGCTTTCGTTGATGAAAGCGTGACGGGCCGCGCCGGAAATAAATCCGTCCGCCTTGCCTACGCCCTGCAGGAAGAAGCTCAGGTCGATCCCCTTATACCCCACGTTCCCTTTGAAACCGTACGTGTACCGGGGAATGGAGTTGCCGATCACTTCACGGTCGGCCGCCGGGGTGATTTCACCGTCCCCGTTCAGATCGCGGTAGATGAGGTCGCCGGGCTGCATGGGGAAGCTCTTGTTGTACGGGAACAGCGGCGTGTATTTGCCGGTAGCGTCGTCGTATTTGTAGTCAGACACCTGCGAAATGCGCTCGGCCACATACCCGTAATAGGCATCAATGGGGTAACCCACCATCCGGATGCGCTCGCCGGGCGTGCTGGGCGCATCGCCGAGGCTCACCACCTTGTTGCGGACGTCGGAAATGTTGAAGTTGGCGCCGTACGACCAGTCGTTCACCCGGTCTTGCCACCCGGCCATAAATTCCCATCCCTGGTTGCGCACCTTGCCGGCGTTCTGGGCGGGGTACGAACCGCGGAGACCGAGTACGTCGGGCAGGGGCACTTTCAGGAGGATGTCATTGGTATTGTTGATGAAGTAATCCGCAGTCACGGTAAGCCGGTTGTTCAGCATGGCCAGGTCGATGCCCACGTTCTGCTTCACGACAGATTCCCAGGTGAGCAGTTCGTTGGGAACGCCCGTCTGGCGGTAGCCTACGGTCAGCACGTTGCCGATAGGCATGGTGGCAACGGAGTTGATGATGGACAGGTAAGCGAAATCGTCTCCCACCTTGTCGTTCCCCTGCGTACCGTACGACAGGCGCACTTTACCGAAATTGATAACGTGTTTCATCCTTTCGAAGAAGGGCTCGTTGGAGAACACCCATCCGGCGGAACCGGAGAAGAACCAGTTCCAGCGCACCGGCCCGGCGAAGCGGGTGGAGCCGTCGTACCGGAAGTTCCCTTCCAGCAGGTATTTATCGTTGTACCCATAGTTCAGCCGGCCGAAAAGTGATTGCAGGGCGTTCTGCGCGGCATCCGAATTGTTCAGCTGGTTGAGGGTGCCGAGGTTGATGGAGCCCACTTCCTGTGTGGGCAGGTTGGTGCGGGTGGCGCTGAAGTTGCGGCTCGCGTTCTCTTCCGCGGATGCGGCCACCATGCCTTTCACGGAATGCCCGCCGTGGAAGGTTTTCTCGTATTCGGCCATCCCGATGATCGTCTGGTACAAACCGGTGTAATCGCGGTTGTCGATCTTGTTGGGATAATTGGATTGATAGATGAGTGAATTATCTACCGGGCTGTAATAGTTGATGGTTTTGGAGAAGATCTCGCGGAAAGAGTTATACTTCACAAGGCCGTATTGCGCGCGCAGCCGGAACTCCTTCGTAATGTTCAGCGTGCCCTGCAAATTGGCGGTGATCTCCTGCGACGCGAACTTGTTGGTACCACCGTCTGTCGTAATGGCGATGGGGTTCTGCGATCCGCCATGATATCCCCAGCTGCCGTTGGTGAAACGTACGGGGATGAGCGGGGAAATCTGGTGGGCGGAATACAGCGGGCCCGCGTCGAAGTCTACACCCGCGCTGGAACCGCTGTTCAACCGGTCTACATAACCGATGTTGGCATCCAGCTGGAGGATGTCGAATACGGTCGTGTTCACGCGCAGGCGCACGTTGTGGCGCTTGGCGGAGAAATTATCGCCGGTAACGAGGCCGCCCTGTTTCAGATAGGAATACGACAGATAATAATTGGTATTGTTGGCGCCGCCGGAAAGGTTGAGCATGTGGCTCTGCTGCGGGGCGCTGGATTTGTAGATTTCGTCGATCCAGTTGGTATTGGCGAAATAGTTGGGATCGGAGCCGTTGCGCGCGGTCTCGATCTGCGCGTCGGTGAAGGTGGGGTTCTGGCCCGCGTTCACTTTGGCTTCGTTCTGCAATGTCATGTAATCCACGGAACCGAGGAATTTCGGCAGCGCGGTCGGCGTCTGGAGACCGAAATAATTGGCATACGTGAGCGAAGGCCTGGCGTTGGCTTTTCCTTTTTTGGTAGTCACGAGGATCACGCCGTTGGCGCCGCGCACCCCGTAAATGGAGGAAGAGGCCGCGTCTTTGAGGACGGTTACCGTTTCGATATCGTCCGGGTTGAGGATGTTCAGGTTGCCGCCGGGGATACCGTCTACCACCACGAGCGGATCGGGATCGTTGAGGGTGCCGATGCCGCGGATGCGGATCTTGGTGGTGTTATCGCCACCGCCGGGAATGCCGGATGCGCTCTGGAAGGTTACGCCGGGCATCGATCCCTGCAGCGCCGCCGTGGGCGAAGTAACCGGGCGGCCGGCGAAATCTTCGCTGGTAACGGTGCTCACGGCGCCGGTGAGGTTCGCTTTCTTCTGGGTGCCGTAGCCTACTACCACTACTGCGTCGAGCGCGGTGGTGGAGGGTTTGATGGACAGGCTGAAAGCCGTGCGCCCGTCTGCCGTGAAAGGCACGTCTTCATACCCCATCATTTTCACGACCAGCTTATCCCCTTCCGAAGCCGCGATGCGGAATTCGCCTTTTTCGTTGGTGATGACGGATTGATTGGTGGTCTGGTTCCAGATGCGGGCCCCGGGAACGGGAGCGCCTTTTTCGTCGGTCACCTTTCCACCGATATCGGCCTTCACGACCGATTTGCGCTGCACCACGATGGTGTTCTGGTTAATGGTGTAAGTCAGCGGCTGGCCTTCGAAACACTTGGCCAGTACCGTTTCGATGTCGGCATTGCGGACATGTACCGAAACGGGCAATGCATCTTCGAGCATTTCGGTGTTGAAAAGGAAATTGTAACCTGCCTGCGCCTTGATCTGGCGGAAGATTTCGCGGAGGGTGACCCTGTCTTCCGACAGCGTGATCTTCTGCGCATAGGCGGCCGCAGCGGCCTGAAGGGACAGGAACAGCACCAGGGCCGCCGTGATACGGATCACCCTGCGGGCCTTTCCGGGCAATAGCTGTCGCTTCCCCGGGGTGGAGAGGTGAGATGTCATACGTTTACAGATTGTTCTTAGTAGTTAAAGCTGGTTGACGCGTGTATATTGAATTTTGCTAGTTCATGACTTGAATGGTGTTGCCTTCCACACGGAACTGCACGGTGCCGGTGAGCGACAGCATATGCAGTACGTCCTGCACGTTTTTGAAACGGGAAATGGAGCCGGCGAAGGAAATCGTGGTGCCCGGATCGCGGAAGCGCACGTCCACATCGTACCAGCGGGAAATTTTCCGCATGATGGACGGCAGCGGCTCGTCGTTGAAAACGAACATCCCGTTCTTCCAGGCCATGGCCTGTTCGAGGTCGGCGCTGCGCACCTGGATCCGTTGCCCTTCCGTGAACCGCCCCTGCTGCCCCGGTTTCAGGACAACGGCCGTTCCGCCGCCGCTGAGGCGCACCTTGCCTTCGAGCAGGGTGGTTTGGACGGCAGGCTCGTCGGCATACGCCATTACGTTGAAATGCGTGCCGAGCACGTCTACATCGAGGCCGCGGGCTTTGACGCGGAAAGGCTGGCGCTCGTTGCGGGCCACTTCGAAATAGGCTTCGCCGTCCAGCTCCACAATCCGCTCAGGCCCATCGAAAACGGCCGGAAAGCGCAGCCTGGAAGCGGCGTTCAGCCAAATGCGGGTGCCGTCTGGCAGGGTCAGGTCATATTGCCCGCCGCGCGGAATGGCGATGGTATGGAAAACGGGCTCCGTCGGCACTTCGCCATCGCCGGAATAA
Proteins encoded in this region:
- the leuD gene encoding 3-isopropylmalate dehydratase small subunit produces the protein MAYDKFTVLTSTAVPLPIENVDTDQIIPARFLKATERKGFGDNLFRDWRYNGDDSPKQDFVLNNPIYSGKILVAGKNFGSGSSREHAAWAIYDYGFRCVVSSFFADIFKNNSLNIGILPVQVSPEFLDKIFLAIEADAKAEITVDLDKQLITIAATGESESFAINSYKKHNLMNGYDDIDYLQAMKDEIRTFADKSIY
- a CDS encoding alpha-isopropylmalate synthase regulatory domain-containing protein, whose product is MDTTLRDGEQTSGVSFSPSEKLTIAQLLLTEVKADRIEVASARVSDGEMAAVKAITKWAKASKLLERVEVLTFVDGDVSIQWMQETGAKVMNLLTKGSLNHLTHQLKKKPEQHFADIAEVIAKAKKKGLIVNVYLEDWSNGMRHSRDYVFQYLDFIATQPVKRVMLPDTLGILTPDESYQYLSEIVERYPKLHFDFHAHNDYDLGTANVLEGVKAGVHGIHLTINGMGERAGNAPLASAIAVLNDFMPGVKTSVAEKSLYSVSKLVETFSGIRVPANKPVVGENVFTQTAGIHADGDKKNKLYFSDLMPERFGRQRKYALGKTSGKANIENNLQQLGIRLSEPDLKKVTQKIIELGDKKEMVTQADLPYIISDILDSNTIEQKVHIEDYVLTHAKHLKPSATLRISVHGESYEEHAQGDGQYDAFMNALKKVYKKRKEELPQLTDYTVRIPPGGKTDALCETVITWQVAGQREFKTRGLDSDQTVSAIKATQKMLNLL
- the leuB gene encoding 3-isopropylmalate dehydrogenase, whose product is MATKHILIVPGDGIGQEVTAEGKKILDRIAAKFGHTFTYDDALVGHAAIEATGDPLPAVTLEKMHKADAVLFGAVGHPKYDNDPSAKVRPEQGLLKMRKELGLYANLRPIKLFDELLEASSIKPEILRGADILFFRELTGDIYFGEKGRKNNGDTAFDIAEYSRFEVERIARKAFEAARTRRKKLCSVDKANVIETSRLWREVIQKIAPEYPDVEVEHQFVDATAMLLIKDPKRFDVVVTANLFGDILTDEASQIAGSMGMLASASIGDGTGVYEPIHGSAHDITGKGVANPLASILSAALLLDISFGMKAESDAVIEAVDKVLKAGFRTGDIADAKTPKDKILGTAAMGDQVLAQL
- a CDS encoding HAMP domain-containing sensor histidine kinase — its product is MVLCSTRSFGQLKHIRQLQQSLATIQDSLAYADALAELADYYHYRQWDSVIYYTDKAMRISERHGYERGIAGALTGRGVYYMTRNNYLSSRFNNDALRMYRKMGDSSRVSLLLNNIAINFIFDGNYAKCVDKLYEAERVARAAPSDSSRTIALLNLIDIDSSLTKRQRDSMLILAKRNAEKWKDEIMYNYCLQIEAKRLFDAGGKQEGLDGFRELLADAEKKGNFSFMAFLHHDIGKMILEMGGDSALAMQHFTEGLQISQRQKFFYVTSLLLPEMMHLCEALGDTAKALHFAQQQLAQNTEAVTELQSSGFTYFDYVLNERKLREAQSRQTAQKRTIYLLVLLTIVTGGLLFFLYRSRSQSRKVARIQQELREKSEERTRELEDWDQFHNMLISVMAHDLRAPFSSIITISQLFEMEHDLTPKEIEGMMASLKKTSEDSIRFMEGLLAWISAKRKGGKIRTDSFKIEDVMQEANQFYTMAQQDKDVRLVLDDSLQGQEVYAEKNMLGFICRNILNNATKYAAKGKPILVRAFVDGDQLITAVTNYGKELSAAEIDKIFNPEQKTMATKDGLKGAGIAMIISQDMLARMHGRIWAEREPGIGTTFYFALPRNLSNGATVAV
- a CDS encoding endonuclease/exonuclease/phosphatase family protein, with protein sequence MKFILSAFILAACAQNGPQAVPGPKPAAMGDTLRVMTYNIHHCNPPTKPGFIDVDAIAAVVRAQQPDVLALQEVDVRTQRSGNIDQAALLAQKTGMQVYFGKAIDHDGGEYGVAILSKYPLQNGRTVRLPETSNPAAEDRVVALADITFRNGKKLTIGSTHLDVSTPANRDEQVAALNRLADTLALPLVLSGDFNTTPSTPAFATLLEKYRPSCTDCGYTIPVINPKRVIDFVLATKKSGWVPVRTEVINEPYPSDHLAVVAEWIVK